ATTACGTTGTAGTATTAGGAGCAGGACTTAGAGGTAGTAGGATTACTACAGCATTAAGATGCAGATTAGATGCGGCAGTAGAATATAATAAGTTATATCCAGAAGTACCTATTGTAGTATCAGGAGGACAGGGACCTGATGAGGATCTAAGTGAAGCAGAGGCAATGAAGAACTACCTTATTACAAATGGAGTTAATGAAGAATTAATAATTGAGGAAGATAAGTCAACTAATACATATGAAAACTTTAAATTTACTAAAAGAAAACTTAAAGAAATTGACGATAAAAAGAATATTACTATAACAGTGATAACGAATAATTTTCATATGTATAGAGCTAAATTATTGGCTGAAGATATAGGATTTAAGTGTTTAAGATATCCTTCACCTGGACATAAAGCATTAGCTGTAAACTTTTATGTAAGAGAGTTTTTTGCTGTTATTAAAGCTATAGTATTTGGATATTAATAATAGGGTTGAAGCACAAAATTAATTTATTGTGCTTCAGCCCTATATTTTATTTAGAATTATGTATGAGGGTGATTATAATGTATATGATATAATTTATATACAGCGAATTTATGGGGGTCAATTATGATGAATAATAAAATATTAATAATAGAAGATGATTCAGATATAAATGATCTTTTAAGTGAGATTTTATTAAGAGAAGGATATGAAGTAACAAAAGCTTATTCAGGAAGTGAGGGTAAGCTTTGGATAAATAGCAATGATTATGATTTAATATTATTAGATTTGATGTTACCTGGTGTAACTGGAGAAAGTCTTATAGAAGAAATTAGAAAGGTAAAAGTTATGCCTATAATAGTTATTTCAGCAAAGATAGGCAAGGAAGATAAAATAAATGTGCTAAGATTGGGAGCAGACGATTTTATAGCTAAGCCTTTTGATATTGAAGAAGTGATAGCTAGAGTAGAGGCACAACTTAGGCGATATACTAAGTTTTCCACTAATATAAATACTAACGACAATATCACATATAAAAATCTATATTTAAATAGAGAATCGCATGAGGTATATGTAAAAAATCAATTAGTAAATCTTACTTTAAGAGAATATAGTATTTTGGAGTTACTACTTACTAATCCAAAGAAGGTATTTACTAGGACTAATATTTTTGAAAGTGTTTGGAAAAGTGAGTTTTTAGGTGACGATAATACCGTTAATGTACATGTTAGTAATTTAAGATCTAAATTAAATAGTTTTGATAAGGATACAGAATATATACAAACAGTATGGGGGATAGGATTTAAGCTTAAGGAATAAACTTAAGATTTTCTTAATGTTTTCTTTAATTGGTCTTATAAGTTTATATTTATAATTTTGTTATAAGGTCAAGGAGGTAAGAGAATGAAAGAAATAGTATTAAAAACAACTAAACTTTCAAAGGTGTATGGAAGTCAAGTTGCAGTTAATAATGTAGATATGACAATACGTAAAGGTGATATATATGGATTTATAGGAAAAAATGGAGCTGGTAAAACAACATTAATTAGGATGATAGTAGGTTTAATTCATAAAACTAGTGGTGACATAGAAATTTTAGGTACTACAGAAGGTGCAAATATAAATGAAGCTAGAATGATGATAGGGAGCATTGTAGAAACCCCTACATTTTATGGATCAATGACAGCAAAAGAAAATTTAGAAGTGTCAAGACTTGTAAGAGGAATTGCCGGTAAAAAAGAAATTGATGATGTTTTAGAATTAGTAGGACTTAAAGATACAGGGAAAAAGAAGGTAAAGAATTTTTCTCTTGGAATGAGGCAAAGACTAGGAATTGCCAATGCTCTTCTAGGTAATCCTAAGATATTAATTTTAGATGAGC
Above is a genomic segment from Clostridium bornimense containing:
- a CDS encoding YdcF family protein, which gives rise to MNKKVKWMNKVLIFIGCIFVIYYLALRFFYGKIAFSETFFIVGVLLIAYNSISLKKEISIWDKIPKIFRSSVFILFSICLVIFLFVECIIIYNGFVHDKGKPDYVVVLGAGLRGSRITTALRCRLDAAVEYNKLYPEVPIVVSGGQGPDEDLSEAEAMKNYLITNGVNEELIIEEDKSTNTYENFKFTKRKLKEIDDKKNITITVITNNFHMYRAKLLAEDIGFKCLRYPSPGHKALAVNFYVREFFAVIKAIVFGY
- a CDS encoding response regulator transcription factor translates to MMNNKILIIEDDSDINDLLSEILLREGYEVTKAYSGSEGKLWINSNDYDLILLDLMLPGVTGESLIEEIRKVKVMPIIVISAKIGKEDKINVLRLGADDFIAKPFDIEEVIARVEAQLRRYTKFSTNINTNDNITYKNLYLNRESHEVYVKNQLVNLTLREYSILELLLTNPKKVFTRTNIFESVWKSEFLGDDNTVNVHVSNLRSKLNSFDKDTEYIQTVWGIGFKLKE
- a CDS encoding ATP-binding cassette domain-containing protein → MKEIVLKTTKLSKVYGSQVAVNNVDMTIRKGDIYGFIGKNGAGKTTLIRMIVGLIHKTSGDIEILGTTEGANINEARMMIGSIVETPTFYGSMTAKENLEVSRLVRGIAGKKEIDDVLELVGLKDTGKKKVKNFSLGMRQRLGIANALLGNPKILILDEPVNGLDPVSIVEIRELLKKINKERDITILISSHILGELSELATCYGIINNGNLIEEITAKELNEKCRQYIEVAVNDAKEAVVILEEKLGIIEYEVLSNNLIKIYSNLDKSGEINSILATNGIIVERIFLKGQNLEEYFLTKIGGVKNA